The genomic interval CCGGCGTTGACCGTCGCGACCAGTCCCTCGACCAGGGCCCGGACCTCGGGTTTGCCGGCCAGGTCGCGATAGGTGGTGTACGCCAGCCCGCCGCGCTGCGCCCACTCCCCCACGGTCTCCAGCTCGATCCCGATCAGCGCGGTCAGGTACGGCCGGCGGTCGCCGACCAGGATCGCCTCCTTGACGTACGGCGACGCCTTCAGCGCGTTCTCGATCTCGGAGGGGCCGACGTTCTTGCCACCCGCCGTGATCATGATGTCCTTGGCCCGGTCGGTGATCCGCACGTGCGTGCCGTCGACCCACTCGCCGACGTCGCCGGTCCGCAGCCACCCGTCGGCGTCGAGCACCGCCGCCGTCGCCGCCGGATCCCGGTAGTAGCCGGCGAAGACGCCTCCGTGCCGGGTCAGGATCTCGCCGGTCTCCTCGTCGATCCGCAGCTCGACGCCGGGGTGCGGCTCGCCGACGGTGCCGAGCCGGACCCGGCCCGGCCGGTTGCCGGTGGCGACGGCGGTGTTCTCGGTCATCCCGTACACCTCGTGCATCGGGACGCCGATGCCCATGAAGAACCGCAGCACGTCCGGGGCGATCGGGGCGGCACCGGAGGCGGCGTACCGGACCCGGCGCATCCCGATCCGCACCCGCAGCGCCCGGTAGCAGAAGAGCCAGCCGATCGCGTACCCCAGTCGGGTGGCGGCGGTGTGCCGGCCACCGGTCCGGACCAGCGTGCCGGCGATCCGGTCGGCGACCCCGAGCCACAGCCGGGCGTTCCACCGTTTGACCGGCGAGGCGTTGGCCAGCCGGACGGTCACCCCGGCGAGGATCTTCTCCCAGATCCGGGGTACTCCGAACAGGATCGTCGGCTGCACCTCCCGCAGGTTCGCCCGCACGGTGTCGATCGACTCGGCGAACGCCACCTGCACCCCGGCACCGGCGTTGAACCAGGTGGTGAAGATCCGCTCCGCGACGTGGCAGAGCGGCAGGTACGACAGCAGCAGGTCGTGCGGTCCCGGCGGCGGATCGGTGAACCCGCCGTCGTCGACGAGTACCCGGATCGCGAAGTCCACGTTGGCCACGGTCAGCATCGCGCCCTTGGCCGGCCCGGTCGTACCGGAGGTGTAGATCAGCGTGGCGACGTCCCCGGCGGTCGCCGCCGCCATCCGGGCGGCCACCGCCCCGGGCTCGGCGGCCCGGTGCTCGGCGCCGATCGCCAGCAGTTCGTCCCAGCCGAGCAGCGCAGGATGCCGGTAGCGGTGCCGGATGCCGCGCGGTTCGAGATAGACGATCCGCTCCAGCTCCGGGCAGTCGGCGGCGACCTCCAGCGCCTTGTCGACCTGCTCCTGGTCCTCGGCGATCAGCACCCGGGCGCCGGAGTGCGAGAGCAGGTAACCGACCTCCGGCGCCGGATTGGTCGGATAGAGCCCGACCGTCATCGCCCGCAGCGCCACGGTCGCCACGTCGGTGAAGAGCCACTCCCGACGGTTCTCCGCGTGGATCGCCACCCGGTCGCCCGGCTGCACGCCGAGCGCCAGCAGCCCGTGCGCCACGGTCTGCACCGTGTCCCAGTAGTCGGCCCAG from Plantactinospora sp. BC1 carries:
- a CDS encoding long-chain fatty acid--CoA ligase, yielding MTDPRAATAPTGDPTGDPTGDDPAGVATTTAAGPSGDAVPASTIAVRVRDRALATPDAVAMREKDRGIWAEVTWADYWDTVQTVAHGLLALGVQPGDRVAIHAENRREWLFTDVATVALRAMTVGLYPTNPAPEVGYLLSHSGARVLIAEDQEQVDKALEVAADCPELERIVYLEPRGIRHRYRHPALLGWDELLAIGAEHRAAEPGAVAARMAAATAGDVATLIYTSGTTGPAKGAMLTVANVDFAIRVLVDDGGFTDPPPGPHDLLLSYLPLCHVAERIFTTWFNAGAGVQVAFAESIDTVRANLREVQPTILFGVPRIWEKILAGVTVRLANASPVKRWNARLWLGVADRIAGTLVRTGGRHTAATRLGYAIGWLFCYRALRVRIGMRRVRYAASGAAPIAPDVLRFFMGIGVPMHEVYGMTENTAVATGNRPGRVRLGTVGEPHPGVELRIDEETGEILTRHGGVFAGYYRDPAATAAVLDADGWLRTGDVGEWVDGTHVRITDRAKDIMITAGGKNVGPSEIENALKASPYVKEAILVGDRRPYLTALIGIELETVGEWAQRGGLAYTTYRDLAGKPEVRALVEGLVATVNAGRPPVEQIRRFALLPRELDHDDGELTATQKVRRAAVAERFADLIDELYRRGPAKTDPGEAG